A region from the Paraburkholderia youngii genome encodes:
- a CDS encoding MFS transporter has product MAATQSGAMPLSGEEARRQLRRAVIASTIGTTIEWYDFFLYSTVTGLVFAKLFFPESDPLVGTLQAFLIYAVGFIARPVGAAIFGHYGDRIGRKATLIVTLLLMGVATFAVGFVPTYASIGIWGAIALTALRFIQGVGVGGEWGGSVLMSMEWARTNKHRGFVASWPQFGVPAGLFVANLVVLATSRISGSAFLTWGWRVPFFLSIALVAIGLYIRLSILETPIFAKLLAERRIEKAPMREVLRRQPKDILLSALARMAEQAPFYIFTAFIFTYGVMSLGVTRDLLLTAVLAASVLEFFTIPLFGHVSDLIGRRRMYVIGAAAVGLFGFLYFFMVGTHNPGWIFAAIVLSLVPHAMMYGPQAALIAESFTGRLRYSGASMGYQLASVIAGGPAPLIATALYAYFHSGFAVAWYVFVCAVISVAAAMRLSDYTNKDISREYDDVHALHDRGHATP; this is encoded by the coding sequence ATGGCTGCCACGCAATCTGGGGCTATGCCCCTCTCCGGTGAGGAGGCACGGCGCCAGTTGCGCCGCGCTGTCATCGCCAGCACGATTGGTACCACGATCGAATGGTATGACTTCTTCCTGTACAGCACGGTCACTGGTCTGGTATTCGCGAAGCTGTTTTTTCCTGAATCGGACCCGCTCGTCGGCACACTCCAGGCTTTTCTGATTTACGCCGTCGGCTTTATCGCGCGGCCGGTGGGCGCGGCGATTTTCGGCCACTATGGCGATCGCATCGGACGTAAAGCAACGTTGATCGTGACGCTATTGCTGATGGGAGTCGCGACATTCGCCGTCGGCTTCGTTCCGACCTACGCGTCGATCGGCATCTGGGGGGCGATCGCGCTCACGGCTCTGCGCTTTATTCAGGGTGTGGGCGTGGGAGGCGAGTGGGGCGGTTCTGTGCTGATGTCGATGGAATGGGCACGCACCAACAAGCACCGTGGTTTCGTCGCGTCGTGGCCGCAGTTCGGCGTACCGGCGGGATTGTTCGTCGCGAATCTGGTGGTACTGGCCACCAGTCGGATCTCCGGTAGCGCATTTCTCACGTGGGGCTGGCGAGTGCCGTTTTTCCTCAGTATTGCGCTGGTCGCGATTGGCCTTTATATCCGCTTGAGTATCCTCGAGACGCCGATCTTCGCGAAGCTTCTCGCTGAGCGCAGGATCGAAAAGGCGCCAATGCGTGAAGTCTTGCGCCGGCAGCCGAAAGACATTCTTCTGTCGGCTCTTGCGCGTATGGCCGAACAGGCGCCTTTCTATATTTTCACGGCTTTTATCTTCACCTATGGCGTGATGAGTCTGGGCGTTACACGCGATCTGTTGCTCACCGCGGTGCTGGCTGCTTCGGTGCTGGAATTCTTCACGATTCCGTTGTTCGGTCACGTGTCCGATCTGATCGGACGCCGACGCATGTACGTGATAGGCGCCGCTGCTGTCGGGCTATTCGGTTTCCTGTACTTCTTCATGGTCGGAACTCATAACCCGGGATGGATCTTCGCGGCGATCGTGCTTTCGCTGGTGCCGCACGCAATGATGTATGGTCCCCAAGCCGCGTTGATCGCAGAATCGTTCACGGGGCGCTTGCGCTACAGCGGCGCGTCGATGGGATACCAGTTGGCTTCCGTCATCGCTGGCGGTCCGGCACCGTTGATTGCGACCGCGCTTTATGCTTACTTCCATTCGGGATTTGCGGTGGCGTGGTATGTGTTCGTGTGTGCGGTGATTAGCGTGGCCGCCGCTATGCGATTGAGCGATTACACGAATAAGGACATTTCGCGGGAATACGACGACGTGCATGCATTGCATGATCGGGGACACGCCACTCCGTGA
- a CDS encoding AraC family transcriptional regulator: protein MLTHTDATAAYAKRFETVLAYIDANLEGDLSVDALSRIANFSMFHFHRQFVAYVGVPVARYVQLMRLRRAAHRLASRASCSVLDAALDAGFDSPEAFSRAFKRAFGMAPSAFRRHPAWQFWSASFIVPYLSRRLTMQVKIVDFAETRVAALEHCGSPGLVNESARKFIDWRVQSGQSPVGSSRTFGIPHGNPDTVPAEEFRFDICGEIDEPVAPNRYGVRELVMPGGRCAVVRHTGSTDHIGETIYPIYRDWLPSSGEELRDHPLFFHYLSVYPETPVDQWQTDIYIPLV, encoded by the coding sequence ATGCTAACTCACACGGACGCCACCGCCGCTTACGCTAAACGCTTCGAAACCGTTCTCGCCTATATCGACGCAAACCTCGAGGGTGATCTGTCGGTCGACGCGCTAAGCCGTATCGCAAACTTCTCGATGTTTCATTTCCATCGACAGTTTGTCGCGTATGTCGGCGTGCCCGTCGCACGCTACGTGCAGTTGATGCGCTTGCGTCGCGCGGCTCACCGCCTCGCGTCGCGGGCGTCGTGCTCGGTTCTCGATGCCGCGCTCGACGCCGGCTTCGACAGTCCCGAAGCCTTCAGCCGCGCGTTCAAGCGTGCGTTCGGCATGGCGCCGAGCGCGTTTCGACGGCATCCAGCATGGCAGTTCTGGAGTGCGAGTTTTATTGTTCCCTATCTTTCAAGGAGACTGACCATGCAAGTGAAAATCGTCGATTTTGCGGAAACCCGGGTTGCCGCGCTCGAGCATTGTGGTTCACCTGGACTCGTCAACGAGAGTGCGCGCAAGTTCATCGATTGGCGTGTTCAAAGCGGACAATCGCCGGTGGGGTCGAGCAGGACCTTCGGCATCCCGCACGGCAATCCGGACACCGTGCCAGCGGAGGAATTCCGCTTCGATATCTGCGGAGAGATCGACGAGCCGGTCGCACCCAATCGCTATGGCGTGCGCGAACTCGTCATGCCGGGCGGACGGTGCGCAGTGGTGCGACACACGGGATCGACCGATCACATCGGCGAGACGATCTACCCGATCTATCGCGACTGGCTGCCTTCGAGTGGAGAAGAGTTGCGAGATCATCCGCTGTTTTTCCACTACCTGAGCGTCTATCCTGAGACGCCAGTCGATCAATGGCAGACGGATATCTACATTCCGTTGGTGTGA
- a CDS encoding outer membrane protein assembly factor BamB family protein, producing the protein MTGSGTTPGVWQLANGGGTTTSGGWASLNANSGAVKWTTPDPLGSRAEAAVSVANGVVFGCNLDYTKGTMYALDSSNGKVLWSFDSGGACNAGPAVADGVVFWGSGSTNGPGPQKLFAFGL; encoded by the coding sequence ATGACCGGCTCGGGCACGACGCCAGGCGTATGGCAGTTGGCGAACGGCGGCGGCACCACCACGTCGGGCGGCTGGGCATCGCTCAACGCGAATTCCGGCGCGGTCAAGTGGACCACGCCGGACCCACTCGGAAGCCGCGCGGAGGCAGCGGTCAGTGTCGCGAATGGCGTGGTGTTCGGATGCAATCTCGACTACACGAAAGGCACGATGTACGCGCTCGATTCTTCCAACGGAAAAGTACTGTGGTCATTCGATAGCGGCGGCGCGTGCAATGCCGGACCGGCCGTTGCGGACGGCGTGGTGTTCTGGGGTTCTGGTTCAACGAACGGACCGGGGCCGCAAAAATTGTTCGCCTTCGGTCTGTAG
- a CDS encoding GNAT family N-acetyltransferase translates to MTIHIRPATASDAPLILRFITELAIYEKAEHEVVAGIKDIEKSLFSEGAPAKALICEMNGAPVGFCVYFFSYSTWLGKQGLYLEDLYVSPASRGSGAGKQMLRHLAQIACETGCGRFEWSVLDWNEPAIGFYKSIGANPQSEWVRYRLAGDALKAFAEGETAPNT, encoded by the coding sequence TTGACGATCCACATCCGCCCCGCCACCGCCTCCGACGCCCCCCTGATCCTGCGCTTCATCACCGAACTTGCGATCTACGAGAAAGCCGAGCACGAAGTCGTCGCCGGTATCAAAGACATCGAGAAAAGCCTGTTTTCCGAGGGCGCGCCCGCGAAAGCGCTGATCTGCGAAATGAACGGTGCGCCCGTCGGTTTTTGCGTGTACTTCTTTTCGTATTCGACGTGGCTCGGCAAGCAAGGGCTTTATCTGGAAGACCTGTACGTGTCGCCCGCGTCGCGTGGCAGCGGCGCAGGCAAACAGATGCTGCGCCATCTCGCGCAAATCGCCTGCGAAACGGGCTGCGGCCGCTTCGAATGGAGCGTGCTCGACTGGAACGAGCCGGCCATCGGCTTCTACAAGTCGATCGGCGCGAATCCGCAAAGCGAATGGGTGCGTTACCGTCTCGCGGGCGACGCGCTCAAGGCATTCGCCGAAGGCGAAACCGCACCGAACACCTAA